The Chitinophaga flava genome has a segment encoding these proteins:
- a CDS encoding 3-hydroxyacyl-ACP dehydratase, with amino-acid sequence MLKGNFYHITATAKEEGQVNITLELNAAHPIFQGHFPDQPVVPGVCMMQIITETLEDAVQQKVLLQKAGQMKFLNMIDPVKQPLVDVTLTYKVEENGGWKVNATLKREAMTFMKFQGVFK; translated from the coding sequence ATGTTAAAGGGTAACTTTTATCATATCACAGCAACAGCTAAAGAAGAAGGTCAGGTTAATATTACACTGGAGCTGAATGCAGCGCATCCGATTTTCCAGGGCCACTTCCCCGACCAGCCGGTAGTACCAGGCGTATGTATGATGCAGATCATCACAGAAACGCTGGAAGATGCCGTGCAACAAAAAGTATTGCTGCAGAAAGCAGGTCAGATGAAGTTCCTGAACATGATCGATCCGGTAAAACAGCCATTGGTAGATGTAACACTGACCTATAAAGTGGAAGAGAACGGAGGATGGAAAGTGAATGCTACCCTGAAGCGGGAAGCGATGACATTTATGAAATTCCAGGGAGTATTTAAATAA
- a CDS encoding polysaccharide deacetylase family protein: MLNNRAGNIIIITSIAVLLVIRLTGLYTVPLWWYAIPLLLLLPFYVRGAINIQSGFFIKTLCTASATENVVALTFDDGPASEHTPLILDILDEHEVKAAFFCIGKNIEGNTHLLRRIHEEGHVIGNHTYSHHFWFDMYSSRQMEADMEKMDTVTINATGLQPRLFRPPYGVTNPNLARAIKRNNYLPVGWSIRSMDTVATDEDKLLHKIMTELHPGAVILLHDTCSITASILPRLISAIRAEGYRLERMDKMLNVPAYV; the protein is encoded by the coding sequence ATGTTGAATAACAGGGCTGGAAATATCATCATTATCACGAGTATCGCCGTTTTGCTGGTCATCCGGCTGACGGGACTGTATACTGTGCCGTTGTGGTGGTATGCTATCCCACTGTTGCTGTTGTTGCCTTTTTATGTGAGAGGCGCCATCAATATACAGTCCGGTTTTTTTATTAAAACACTCTGCACAGCGTCCGCTACGGAAAACGTAGTGGCGTTGACGTTTGATGATGGGCCTGCATCTGAACATACGCCGCTCATCCTCGATATCCTCGATGAACATGAGGTAAAGGCAGCCTTCTTTTGTATCGGTAAAAACATAGAAGGGAATACGCACTTACTGAGACGGATACACGAAGAAGGCCATGTAATCGGTAACCATACCTACTCTCATCATTTCTGGTTTGATATGTACAGCAGCCGGCAGATGGAAGCAGATATGGAAAAGATGGACACCGTGACCATCAACGCTACCGGGCTGCAGCCACGCCTCTTCCGCCCGCCATATGGGGTTACCAATCCTAACCTGGCCCGGGCTATCAAACGCAATAATTACCTGCCGGTAGGATGGAGCATCCGCTCTATGGATACCGTTGCAACAGATGAAGATAAACTACTGCATAAAATCATGACGGAGCTGCACCCCGGTGCGGTTATCCTCCTGCATGATACCTGCAGCATCACCGCCAGCATCCTGCCCCGGCTCATCAGCGCCATCCGCGCTGAAGGATACCGGCTGGAACGCATGGATAAAATGTTAAATGTGCCAGCTTATGTGTAA
- a CDS encoding beta-ketoacyl synthase chain length factor, producing the protein MLTIYINGTGCISAQETAAGGPLLATLREYKQVRLATVDPDYKRWIDAKQIRRMSRVVKMGVGAASLSLEAAGVTMPDAIVTGTAYGCLDDTGVFLTKMVNQQEEMLTPTAFIQSTHNTVGGQISLLLGCNAYNNTFVHRGFSFENALLDAIMILKEGSAQNVLAGGLDEITQHSHQILSRFGLYKKEPVKTMELLKSPTRGTIAGEGAAFFTLGITPGQHSAAALTGISTLYKPLWEGEVIGHIMKFLEDNACTPNDIDLLITGRNGDIDQDEIYEEVVEALFPEHPEASFKHLCGEYPTAAAFGMWMANSILAEQAVPEAVLFYGKVPGPIKRILLYNHHQGTHHSLILLTHVE; encoded by the coding sequence ATGTTGACCATTTATATAAACGGCACCGGTTGTATTTCTGCGCAGGAAACTGCGGCAGGTGGCCCTCTGCTGGCCACGCTGCGGGAATATAAACAGGTACGCCTGGCTACCGTAGACCCCGACTACAAACGATGGATCGATGCAAAACAGATCCGCAGAATGAGCCGGGTGGTGAAAATGGGTGTAGGTGCCGCCAGCCTCAGCCTGGAAGCTGCCGGGGTGACAATGCCCGATGCTATCGTTACCGGAACTGCCTATGGCTGCCTCGACGATACCGGCGTATTCCTGACCAAAATGGTCAACCAACAGGAGGAAATGCTGACCCCCACTGCTTTTATACAAAGCACCCACAACACTGTGGGCGGACAGATATCCCTGCTCCTAGGCTGCAATGCTTATAACAACACTTTCGTACACAGAGGCTTCTCTTTCGAAAACGCCCTGCTGGACGCTATCATGATATTAAAGGAAGGCAGCGCGCAGAACGTGCTGGCCGGCGGTCTGGACGAAATCACCCAACACAGCCACCAGATACTGTCCCGCTTTGGACTGTATAAAAAAGAACCGGTGAAAACCATGGAGCTGCTGAAAAGCCCTACCCGTGGCACTATTGCCGGAGAAGGAGCTGCTTTCTTTACACTGGGCATTACTCCTGGCCAACACTCAGCTGCTGCACTTACCGGTATCAGCACCCTCTACAAACCGCTCTGGGAAGGGGAAGTGATTGGCCATATCATGAAATTCCTGGAAGACAATGCCTGTACCCCCAACGATATTGACCTGCTTATCACCGGCAGAAACGGTGATATCGATCAGGATGAAATATATGAAGAGGTAGTAGAAGCACTGTTCCCTGAACATCCGGAAGCCAGCTTTAAACATCTTTGCGGTGAATATCCTACCGCTGCTGCCTTTGGCATGTGGATGGCCAACAGCATACTCGCTGAGCAGGCGGTGCCTGAAGCAGTTTTGTTTTATGGAAAAGTGCCAGGCCCCATCAAAAGAATCTTATTGTATAACCATCATCAGGGTACCCATCACTCCCTGATCTTACTCACACATGTTGAATAA
- a CDS encoding DUF2062 domain-containing protein — translation MIANTTHNEHFERHRAAVLIPTYNNASTLEAVVQDALSYTTHIIVVNDGATDHTSHILDKYPQLHRVSYSPNRGKGIALRRGFEYALTQGYDYVITMDADGQHFASDLPGMLDKISTDPGTLVIGARNLNQENMPGKNTFANKFSNFWFYVETGLKGPDTQSGYRLYPLHRMGRIRWWCTKYEFEIEVLVRSAWKGVKIDWTPVKVYYPPAEERISHFRPFRDFSRISVLNTILVLITFLYIKPRDLFLYLLKKENWKKMWREEVLNASESNARKAAAIGFGVFMGIVPIWGFQLLVAMLVSIRLKLNKALVFLAAHISTPPLTPFVIFAGFLVGKIWMGRSAKDLLFDDKITFAAIGDNLLQYVLGSITLAIIAGVAAWGISYLLFALLRRKK, via the coding sequence GTGATAGCTAACACCACACATAACGAACATTTTGAGCGTCACAGGGCAGCAGTGCTGATCCCTACCTACAACAATGCCTCCACACTGGAGGCTGTTGTACAGGACGCCCTATCCTATACCACTCATATCATTGTCGTGAATGATGGCGCTACCGACCATACCAGCCATATTCTCGATAAATATCCGCAGTTACATCGTGTTTCGTATAGCCCTAACCGTGGTAAGGGCATTGCGCTGCGCCGTGGTTTCGAATATGCGCTCACACAGGGATACGATTATGTGATCACCATGGATGCAGACGGACAACACTTTGCCTCCGATCTGCCGGGCATGCTGGATAAAATTAGCACTGATCCTGGTACATTGGTGATCGGCGCCCGCAACCTCAATCAGGAAAACATGCCTGGTAAAAATACTTTTGCCAACAAGTTTTCCAATTTCTGGTTTTATGTGGAAACAGGGTTGAAGGGCCCCGACACACAGTCGGGTTACCGATTGTATCCACTACATCGTATGGGCCGTATCCGCTGGTGGTGCACCAAATATGAATTTGAAATTGAGGTGCTGGTACGCAGCGCCTGGAAAGGCGTAAAAATAGACTGGACACCGGTAAAGGTATATTACCCGCCGGCAGAGGAAAGGATCTCCCATTTCCGGCCTTTCCGCGATTTCTCCCGTATCAGTGTGTTGAATACCATCCTGGTGCTTATCACTTTCCTGTATATCAAACCAAGGGACCTTTTCCTGTATCTCCTGAAAAAAGAGAACTGGAAAAAGATGTGGAGGGAAGAAGTACTGAACGCATCGGAGTCCAACGCCCGCAAAGCCGCTGCTATTGGCTTCGGCGTGTTTATGGGCATTGTTCCTATATGGGGATTTCAACTTCTGGTGGCCATGTTGGTATCTATCAGGTTGAAGCTGAATAAGGCCCTGGTATTTTTAGCGGCCCATATCAGCACGCCGCCGCTAACCCCGTTTGTGATCTTTGCTGGTTTCCTCGTAGGAAAAATATGGATGGGAAGGTCAGCTAAAGATCTGTTGTTTGATGATAAAATCACCTTTGCAGCAATAGGAGATAATCTACTCCAGTATGTTTTGGGCAGTATCACCCTGGCGATTATAGCCGGAGTGGCCGCATGGGGCATCAGTTACCTGTTGTTTGCCTTATTAAGAAGGAAGAAATAA
- a CDS encoding phytoene desaturase family protein codes for MHNYDVIIIGSGLGGLVCGAILSRNGYRVRIYEKNRQPGGCLQTFSRDKVIFDSGVHYIGGLGEGENLHKVFKYVGILDKLKLKRMDTDGFDHINFGAEDKVYRIAQGRDHFIRTLLADFPEEEEALHAYCDKVSEVCSKFPLYNLRVGNYEEKQSVLHLNAAEVLESITSNTRLQQVLAGNNLLYAGVKEKTPFYVHALVLNSYMHSSWKCVDGGSQIARLLCRQITENGGEIVRNTQVERIVGQGDRVDHIVLENGEKVYASHFISNLHPAQTTAMTESEMIRGAYRSRMQSLENSCGGFVLNVVLKPGTFRYINHNYYYHATDDAWAGIHYTAADWPQTYAMYVSASSRHETYADSLSIMTYMRYDELAPWQHTFNTEQKEASRGEDYEAFKIQKAEQLIDCVEKKFPGFRNCVQSYYVATPLSYRDYIGTGDGSMYGILKDNTDPLRTIVSARTRLSNLYLTGQNLNLHGILGVTMSSVITSAELLGMEFLVDEINQSILK; via the coding sequence ATGCACAACTATGATGTCATCATCATTGGTAGCGGCCTCGGTGGCCTGGTATGCGGTGCAATCCTGAGCCGGAACGGATACAGGGTACGCATATACGAAAAGAACCGTCAACCTGGTGGTTGCCTTCAGACTTTTTCCCGTGATAAAGTCATTTTCGATTCCGGAGTACACTATATCGGAGGACTTGGAGAAGGCGAAAATCTGCATAAGGTATTCAAATATGTGGGTATCCTCGATAAGCTGAAGCTGAAAAGAATGGATACGGACGGTTTTGATCATATCAATTTCGGTGCAGAAGATAAGGTATACCGCATCGCACAAGGCAGGGACCATTTCATCCGCACCCTGCTGGCTGATTTCCCCGAAGAAGAAGAGGCCCTGCATGCCTATTGTGACAAGGTTAGTGAAGTATGCAGCAAATTCCCCCTATATAACCTGCGGGTAGGGAATTATGAAGAAAAACAAAGTGTATTGCACCTCAACGCTGCGGAAGTGCTGGAAAGTATTACTTCCAATACCCGTCTGCAGCAGGTGTTGGCAGGCAACAACCTGTTATATGCCGGTGTGAAGGAGAAAACGCCTTTCTACGTACATGCGTTGGTGTTAAACAGTTATATGCACAGCTCCTGGAAATGTGTAGACGGCGGATCGCAGATAGCCCGCCTGTTGTGCCGCCAGATCACGGAAAACGGTGGTGAAATAGTGCGTAATACACAAGTGGAAAGGATTGTAGGTCAGGGTGACCGGGTAGATCATATTGTACTCGAAAACGGAGAAAAGGTGTATGCCAGCCATTTTATTTCCAACCTGCATCCTGCACAAACCACAGCGATGACAGAAAGTGAGATGATACGCGGCGCTTATCGCTCCCGGATGCAGAGCCTGGAAAATTCCTGTGGCGGTTTTGTACTCAATGTGGTATTGAAACCTGGTACCTTCCGGTATATCAACCACAACTATTATTACCATGCCACAGATGATGCCTGGGCCGGTATTCACTATACCGCCGCCGACTGGCCGCAAACCTACGCCATGTATGTATCTGCCAGCTCCCGGCATGAAACTTATGCCGACAGCCTGTCGATCATGACGTATATGCGTTATGATGAGCTGGCTCCCTGGCAACATACGTTTAATACAGAACAAAAGGAAGCCAGCAGAGGCGAAGACTACGAAGCATTTAAAATACAGAAAGCCGAACAGCTCATTGATTGTGTGGAGAAAAAATTCCCGGGATTCCGGAATTGTGTGCAGTCGTACTATGTGGCAACACCACTCTCTTACCGCGATTATATCGGTACCGGCGACGGCAGCATGTACGGTATCCTGAAAGATAATACAGATCCGCTGCGGACCATAGTTTCGGCCCGTACCCGGCTGTCTAATTTGTATCTTACGGGGCAAAACCTGAACTTGCATGGTATTTTAGGGGTCACCATGAGCAGTGTGATCACTTCAGCAGAACTATTGGGAATGGAATTCCTGGTAGATGAAATTAATCAGTCAATACTTAAATAA
- a CDS encoding outer membrane lipoprotein carrier protein LolA, with the protein MCKWMIICLSTLLSLQLHAQSGFKPVSDLSDIKKQFARTAQNTQSIQCDFVQEKNLSMLSDKIVSKGKFWFKRDNKVRMEYQQPSYYLLVINGKDIKIKDAQKESKVSGKNNKLFEQINKITVDCVRGTVLDNTDFTTKASENAQSVRLEMVPVNKTMAGYFKAIVLLVDKQDYTVSRITMQEPSGDDTTISFVHKQVNSNIPDAVFVVK; encoded by the coding sequence ATGTGTAAATGGATGATCATCTGCCTGTCAACTTTACTGTCGCTGCAACTGCACGCTCAGTCAGGCTTTAAACCGGTATCAGACCTGTCTGATATCAAAAAACAGTTCGCCAGGACTGCACAAAATACTCAGAGCATACAATGCGATTTTGTGCAGGAGAAAAACCTGAGCATGCTGTCCGATAAAATTGTGTCGAAAGGAAAATTCTGGTTCAAACGGGATAACAAAGTCCGGATGGAATACCAGCAGCCTTCTTATTACCTGTTGGTCATCAATGGGAAAGACATCAAAATAAAAGATGCACAGAAGGAAAGTAAAGTGTCCGGCAAAAACAACAAACTGTTTGAACAGATCAATAAAATTACGGTAGACTGTGTGAGAGGTACCGTGCTGGATAATACCGACTTTACCACCAAAGCATCAGAAAACGCACAGAGCGTACGGCTGGAAATGGTGCCGGTCAATAAAACGATGGCCGGTTATTTCAAAGCCATTGTGCTGCTGGTAGACAAGCAGGATTATACGGTGTCCCGTATCACGATGCAGGAACCTTCCGGCGATGATACGACCATCAGTTTTGTACACAAACAAGTGAATTCAAACATCCCGGATGCGGTATTTGTGGTTAAATAG
- a CDS encoding trifunctional MMPL family transporter/lysophospholipid acyltransferase/class I SAM-dependent methyltransferase yields MSSLFVAIYNFFDRHKTALWCCTLVSFALVGFLASRIRLEEDITKILPQDKKLDKLQQVFQDSRFADKLVVTLSQKDTTHAPVPDSLTACASSLISSAGSQLSPYIHEIQGQANDTMVMGLMQVIQDHLPVFLEAGDYAKIDSLITPAQLQQSLQYDYNTLISPAGLVLKKMIQADPVGISWIGVKKLQHLQYDDQFELYDSYVMTKDHRHLMIFITPANPPGATKINAKFLQGLDHIKDSLAAQYPDISVRYFGGTAVSAGNATQLRQDTLLTQGITVVLLVALIALFFRKKRAPLLVMLPVAFGGLFSLACIYLIKGHIAVMALGAGAVVLGIAVNYSLHVFNHYRHSPDIREVIADLATPMTLGSFTTVGGFLCLQFVHSPMLQDVGLFAALCLVGAALFSLIFLPHWIVLGKNAEQPHTHHDNWLDRFSALKPEKNKYLVGAIFLLTIVFFFTARNVSFESDMMRMNFMSPKLKAAEEHLNSINSYTARSVYVVTDGANLESALENGEQLMPAIHELQAAGVVKKYAGVQALLLSVKEQQARIDRWNHYWTPEKKTQLMNWLRSNGPAVGFSATAFNRFDELLQHPFEKISPDALQTIRNGTLGDFIIQKNGKTAIVTLLKVDPDHKQAVYAAFEKFGHTTVLDKQYAANRLVEVIREEFNSIAWMTSLLVFTALLLSYGRLELALITFVPMAISWIWILGIMGLFGIKFNIVNIILSTFIFGLGDDYSIFMMDGLLQEYKTGKKTLSSFKSSIFLSAITTVLGLGVLIFAKHPSLQSIALISIIGISTVVLISQVMIPVLFNWLITNRVKKGYAPWTCKGLVLSVFSFMYFTVGCLIMTVVGYCLIKINPFNKTKGKLLYHRILSAYTRSVLYIMGNVKKRIINPDNEQLEKPAVIISNHQSFLDILVSTMLNPKVILLTNQWVWRSPVFGAVVRLADYYPVADGAEGAIEKLREKVAEGYSIVVYPEGTRSPDTTIKRFHKGAFYIAEELGLDILPVIIHGTAYTMTKGDFLLKDGQITVKYLPRITLQDTSWGDNYSARTKSISRYFKQQYELLRQEIEVPVYFREQLKYNFIYKGPVLEWYMRVKTSLEGNYELFHQLLPQEGRILDLGCGYGFMDYMLSYAAPGRQITGVDYDEDKIATAAHGCGKPDNLQFIHGDISDTPFKKYDAFILSDVLHYLQPEEQEQLLQQCIEGLEPNGVIIVRDGDSDKKQRHEGTRFSEFLSTRVIGFNKTKNRQLSFLSASHVRSMVSKYGAVAEEIDNTRYTSNIIFVIKKSPQKNYAQL; encoded by the coding sequence ATGAGCAGTCTTTTCGTAGCGATCTATAACTTTTTTGACCGGCATAAAACCGCGCTGTGGTGTTGTACCCTCGTGAGTTTTGCGCTGGTTGGCTTTTTAGCATCGCGTATCAGGCTGGAAGAAGATATCACTAAGATTTTACCCCAGGATAAGAAACTGGACAAACTGCAGCAGGTCTTCCAGGACTCCCGGTTTGCTGATAAGCTGGTAGTCACCCTTTCGCAGAAAGATACTACCCATGCGCCGGTGCCCGACAGTCTTACGGCCTGCGCTTCCTCTCTGATCAGCAGTGCCGGAAGCCAGTTGTCACCTTATATCCACGAGATACAGGGCCAGGCAAATGATACGATGGTCATGGGGCTGATGCAGGTGATACAGGACCATCTGCCCGTTTTCCTGGAAGCTGGCGACTATGCCAAAATAGACAGTCTGATCACACCTGCACAATTACAACAATCCCTGCAATATGATTATAATACGCTGATATCTCCTGCAGGCCTGGTATTAAAAAAGATGATACAGGCCGACCCGGTGGGCATCTCCTGGATAGGCGTAAAAAAACTGCAACACCTGCAGTATGATGATCAGTTTGAATTATACGACAGTTATGTGATGACGAAAGATCATCGTCATCTGATGATATTTATTACCCCGGCCAATCCGCCAGGTGCGACGAAGATAAACGCTAAATTCCTGCAGGGCCTCGACCATATTAAAGACAGTCTGGCCGCTCAGTATCCTGATATCAGTGTCCGCTATTTCGGCGGTACCGCTGTTTCTGCCGGCAACGCCACCCAGCTGCGGCAGGACACCCTGCTTACACAAGGTATCACCGTGGTATTGCTGGTAGCGCTTATCGCGTTGTTTTTCCGGAAAAAACGTGCACCCCTGCTGGTGATGTTGCCGGTGGCTTTCGGAGGACTTTTCTCCCTGGCCTGCATCTACCTGATCAAAGGACATATTGCAGTAATGGCGCTGGGCGCAGGGGCGGTGGTGCTGGGCATCGCTGTCAACTACTCCCTGCACGTGTTTAACCACTACCGGCATTCTCCTGATATCCGGGAAGTGATCGCTGATCTGGCTACGCCCATGACACTGGGAAGTTTTACTACTGTAGGTGGTTTCCTCTGCCTGCAGTTTGTACATTCGCCCATGCTGCAGGATGTAGGGCTGTTTGCCGCTCTCTGCCTGGTAGGCGCGGCACTGTTCTCTCTCATCTTTTTACCACATTGGATTGTATTAGGCAAAAATGCTGAGCAGCCACATACTCATCACGATAACTGGTTGGACCGCTTCTCGGCCCTGAAACCGGAGAAAAACAAATATCTGGTGGGCGCCATCTTCCTGCTGACCATCGTATTTTTCTTCACTGCCCGCAACGTATCATTCGAAAGTGATATGATGCGGATGAATTTTATGTCTCCCAAGCTGAAGGCGGCAGAAGAACATCTTAACTCTATCAATTCCTATACAGCGCGTTCTGTATATGTAGTGACAGACGGCGCCAACCTGGAATCAGCCCTTGAAAATGGTGAGCAGCTGATGCCCGCCATTCATGAGTTGCAGGCTGCCGGCGTTGTGAAAAAGTATGCCGGCGTACAGGCGTTACTGTTATCTGTCAAAGAACAACAGGCCCGCATAGACCGCTGGAATCATTACTGGACGCCGGAAAAGAAAACACAGCTGATGAACTGGCTGCGGAGTAACGGTCCGGCAGTGGGTTTCAGTGCTACGGCTTTTAACCGCTTTGATGAACTGTTGCAGCATCCTTTTGAAAAGATTTCCCCCGATGCATTACAGACCATTCGCAATGGCACTTTGGGCGATTTTATCATACAAAAAAATGGTAAGACAGCGATTGTTACACTGCTGAAAGTAGATCCCGACCATAAGCAGGCGGTATATGCCGCCTTTGAAAAATTCGGACATACTACGGTGCTGGATAAACAATATGCTGCCAACCGCCTGGTGGAAGTGATCAGAGAAGAATTCAACAGCATCGCCTGGATGACTTCCCTGCTGGTATTTACAGCCCTGCTGCTTTCTTATGGCAGGCTGGAACTGGCCCTCATCACTTTTGTGCCGATGGCCATCAGCTGGATTTGGATATTGGGTATTATGGGGCTTTTCGGGATCAAGTTTAATATTGTCAACATCATCCTTTCCACTTTTATTTTTGGGTTGGGAGATGACTACAGCATATTTATGATGGACGGGCTGTTGCAGGAATACAAGACAGGCAAAAAGACCTTGTCATCTTTCAAATCCTCCATCTTCCTGTCTGCTATCACCACTGTCCTCGGACTCGGTGTGCTCATCTTCGCCAAACATCCATCCCTACAGTCTATCGCCCTGATCTCCATCATTGGCATCAGTACGGTGGTATTGATTTCTCAGGTGATGATACCGGTGTTGTTCAACTGGTTGATCACTAACAGAGTGAAAAAGGGTTATGCCCCCTGGACCTGTAAAGGACTGGTGTTGTCGGTGTTTTCCTTTATGTATTTTACAGTTGGATGCCTCATCATGACAGTCGTGGGTTACTGTCTGATAAAGATCAATCCTTTTAATAAAACCAAAGGCAAGCTGCTGTATCACCGCATTTTATCGGCCTATACCCGGAGCGTGTTGTACATCATGGGCAATGTGAAAAAGCGGATTATCAACCCGGATAATGAGCAGCTGGAAAAGCCCGCCGTGATCATCAGCAATCACCAGTCTTTCCTGGACATTCTGGTATCTACGATGCTGAATCCGAAGGTGATCCTGCTGACTAACCAGTGGGTATGGCGTTCGCCCGTATTTGGCGCAGTAGTGCGGCTGGCAGACTATTATCCGGTGGCTGATGGTGCCGAAGGGGCCATCGAAAAACTCAGAGAAAAGGTAGCAGAAGGATATTCCATTGTGGTATATCCGGAAGGCACCAGATCACCAGATACTACGATCAAACGCTTCCATAAAGGGGCTTTTTATATTGCAGAAGAGCTGGGGCTGGACATATTACCGGTGATTATTCACGGTACCGCCTATACGATGACTAAAGGCGACTTCTTGCTGAAAGACGGACAGATAACCGTAAAATACCTGCCGCGTATTACGCTGCAGGATACTTCCTGGGGAGATAACTACAGCGCCCGTACGAAATCCATCAGCCGTTATTTCAAACAACAATACGAACTGCTGCGTCAGGAAATAGAGGTACCTGTTTATTTCAGGGAGCAGTTGAAATACAACTTCATCTACAAAGGTCCTGTGCTGGAATGGTATATGCGCGTAAAAACCAGTCTGGAAGGCAATTATGAGCTGTTTCATCAGTTGTTGCCTCAGGAAGGCCGCATACTGGACCTGGGCTGCGGCTACGGTTTTATGGACTATATGCTCAGTTATGCAGCCCCCGGCAGACAGATTACCGGTGTGGACTATGATGAAGATAAAATAGCCACAGCAGCGCATGGTTGTGGTAAACCAGATAATCTTCAGTTTATACATGGGGATATCTCTGATACGCCTTTTAAAAAATACGATGCCTTTATTTTGAGTGATGTGTTGCATTATCTGCAACCGGAAGAGCAGGAGCAGCTGTTGCAGCAATGCATCGAGGGCCTGGAGCCCAACGGTGTGATCATCGTACGCGATGGCGACAGTGACAAAAAGCAGCGGCATGAAGGCACCCGATTCAGTGAATTTTTATCTACCCGGGTAATAGGATTTAATAAGACGAAGAACAGGCAGTTGTCGTTTTTATCTGCTTCGCATGTGCGGAGTATGGTTAGCAAATATGGTGCGGTAGCGGAAGAGATAGACAACACCCGGTACACATCCAACATAATATTTGTTATTAAAAAATCTCCCCAAAAAAATTATGCACAACTATGA